From the Oncorhynchus nerka isolate Pitt River linkage group LG20, Oner_Uvic_2.0, whole genome shotgun sequence genome, one window contains:
- the LOC115102059 gene encoding LOW QUALITY PROTEIN: proline-rich transmembrane protein 3 (The sequence of the model RefSeq protein was modified relative to this genomic sequence to represent the inferred CDS: inserted 1 base in 1 codon) yields MATASLLLTLTFLLSSLHPSTSQVIVSSSTSSSSLPDPVISTPLKPSFPSSRPRGQSDVPVRINNRDWPTERAGGGQVGSDLGQVGEEMGTRTTDQSQPLSPSQKLNSGSTQSQSTSVEAWTGTMVTAEPSGVSSAKGPTALPPTKSSGDERLTSRGRTFDGPIIPEDLDDWPATGSGSELVPTVIVKGESLVALTTLDEMPQFRPQAQTEFSRGLVSKMAEAQTTPMVSLTVQSRLSGLTIANRILSTQSPDRVTAVPVVIQPTFIGGVVTGNISDNTTTPTDRPIAGQTPTVTSPLPRPITPASTNQQPNSVTPQGTTTLGVTTTTTTNKTATKAEPRSTSSSTTNQPKKATEPERTTTSTTKQSTKTGTTPLLITPTLQIVRGRYFPKNDSRLAQRNHSILVGRPRLPPSSTPSPSPSSFPSPNGTSLLWDDLSRTLSFAWELHVYGSAGLFLLLLAGAALGLALSPSMHCPHRGALTLANALLLLVGAARAALFMIDPYGTRKILPXPAVTALYNLPLPLLVWTQAALALLAMKGTGVSLLPSALERPPLVAVLAVLQCTLLLAADLLSPALSPAVPVTLQSLSLCWGLALCLGYLCYIFPRLRHPTAQPPVLEEGRAVKAWPGRRRAGLVLGRVLAVCALLGVLCCGLHVHSTLWLYGMLGDWRRFCWGWWLVHFWARLLELAWAFSLLLLGSWVFWRPRGARDRGDGGAGEGRAGVDLPSPGQSSGSTHKHTCWAKIVQSLTGKPCGKSESNGVGGSVGGGAGELPNNWAGQERSGADISKSLIRNREAPPSQPRCVKDSNRGRNQRGRSAERGMSDGSTGSLLRLQPLGRPLQHSQSGSLEQEKESGVSLYDFDLRPPSPIDLGRSIDEALHREHLLHGGSLFQPLCGPSPTPSPGSAVSQGGPWLRRNSDPQISDSSEDHSARTEFSVPLGGSVLSSVPSRQVTAPPTPSNQGHRWAGDGGVSVPSSVSCPVSLRPSRTSTGHLGNEGGDDTRPFLTPDSETQSGRAGREDGKSYLEVSRQDDSASISSEIINL; encoded by the exons ATGGCCACTgcatccctcctcctcaccctcaccttcctcctctcctctctccatccctctaccagCCAGGTGATTGTTAGCTCCTCCACCTCATCCTCTTCTCTTCCAGACCCTGTCATCAGTACACCCCTCAAACCCAGCTTTCCCTCCTCTCGTCCCAGAGGCCAGAGTGATGTGCCAGTCAGAATCAACAACAGAGATTGGCCCACAGAGAGAGCAGGTGGGGGGCAGGTGGGTTCTGACCTGGGGCAGGTTGGGGAGGAAATGGGCACTAGAACTACAGACCAAAGTcaacccctttccccctctcagAAACTCAACAGTGGATCAACCCAAAGCCAGTCTACTTCTGTTGAGGCTTGGACAGGTACTATGGTAACCGCAGAGCCAAGTGGAGTTTCATCTGCAAAGGGACCAACGGCTCTCCCACCCACCAAATCCTCAGGTGATGAACGATTAACATCAAGGGGCAGGACTTTTGATGGACCAATCATACCGGAGGATTTGGATGACTGGCCGGCAACTGGATCAGGAAGTGAACTTGTTCCTACAGTGATTGTGAAGGGGGAGTCACTGGTTGCGTTGACTACACTAGATGAGATGCCACAGTTCCGGCCACAggctcagacagagttcagcAGAGGTCTGGTGTCCAAGATGGCCGAAGCTCAGACTACCCCGATGGTCAGCCTCACTGTTCAATCCCGCCTCTCTGGGCTGACAATAGCCAATAGGATCCTCTCCACACAGTCACCTGACAGAGTGACAGCCGTACCTGTGGTGATACAGCCAACCTTCATTGGAGGAGTAGTTACAG GTAATATATCAGATAATACCACTACGCCAACAGACAGACCAATAGCAGGACAGACCCCCACTGTGACATCACCGTTACCCAGACCCATCACCCCTGCATCCACCAATCAACAGCCAAATTCTGTGACGCCTCAAGGAACCACAACACTAGGAGTGACCACCACAACTACAACCAATAAGACGGCAACAAAAGCAGAACCCAGAAGTACTTCCTCAAGTACAACCAATCAACCGAAAAAGGCAACTGAACCAGAAAGAACTACAACAAGTACCACCAAACAGTCGAccaagacag ggACGACCCCTCTCCTCATCACTCCTACTCTACAGATTGTCAGAGGGCGGTACTTCCCCAAAAATGACAGCCGCCTAGCACAGAGGAACCACTCCATCCTCGTGGGCCGCCCTCGCCTCCCcccatcctccactccctccccctctcccagctccttcccctcccccaacGGCACCTCTCTGCTGTGGGATGACCTGAGCAGGACGCTGTCCTTCGCCTGGGAGCTCCATGTCTACGGCTCTGCTGGCCTCTTCCTGCTCCTCCTGGCTGGAGCCGCCCTGGGCCTGGCCCTATCCCCCAGCATGCACTGCCCTCACCGCGGTGCCCTGACCCTGGCTAATGCCCTCCTACTCCTGGTGGGCGCAGCAAGAGCAGCCCTGTTCATGATTGACCCCTACGGAACAAGGAAGATTCTTC GGCCTGCGGTGACTGCTCTCTATAACCTCCCTCTGCCGTTACTGGTGTGGACGCAGGCTGCCCTGGCACTGCTGGCCATGAAGGGGACAGGAGTGAGTCTGTTGCCCTCTGCTCTGGAGCGCCCTCCTCTGGTAGCTGTATTGGCTGTGTTACAGTGCACCCTGCTTCTGGCTGCTGACCTGctctccccagccctgtccccaGCCGTGCCTGTCACCctgcagtctctgtctctctgctggggCCTGGCTCTCTGTCTGGGCTACCTGTGCTACATCTTCCCCCGCCTCCGCCATCCCACTGCCCAGCCACCTGTCCTAGAGGAGGGGAGGGCCGTTAAAGCCTGGCCGGGGCGTAGGAGGGCAGGGTTGGTGCTGGGTCGTGTGCTGGCAGTGTGTGCCCTCCTGGGGGTGCTGTGCTGTGGCCTCCATGTCCACTCCACCCTGTGGCTATACGGGATGTTGGGGGACTGGAGGCGCTTCTGCTGGGGCTGGTGGCTGGTGCACTTCTGGGCCCGACTGTTGGAGCTGGCCTGGGCCTTTTCTCTCCTCCTATTGGGATCCTGGGTGTTCTGGAGGCCCCGGGGGGCCcgagacagaggagatggaggagcagGGGAGGGCAGGGCGGGAGTAGATCTCCCCTCCCCTGGACAGTCCTCTGGgtcgacacacaaacacacctgctGGGCCAAGATAGTCCAGAGCCTGACAGGAAAGCCCTGTGGGAAGTCAGAAAGTAACGGAGTGGGAGGATCAGTAGGAGGAGGGGCAGGGGAGCTGCCTAATAACTGGGCAGGGCAGGAACGCTCGGGGGCAGACATCAGTAAGAGCCTGATCAGAAACCGTGAGGCTCCACCCTCACAGCCGCGCTGTGTCAAGGACAGCAACCGAGGCCGCAACCAGAGGGGCAGGTCTGCAGAAAGGGGTATGTCTGACGGGTCCACAGGGTCACTGCTGCGGCTGCAGCCGTTAGGTCGGCCACTACAGCACTCTCAGAGCGGCAGCCTGGAGCAGGAGAAAGAGTCAGGGGTGTCTCTGTATGATTTTGACCTGCGACCCCCCTCCCCCATCGATCTGGGTCGCAGCATCGATGAGGCCCTGCACCGTGAGCACCTCCTCCATGGGGGCAGCTTGTTCCAGCCCCTGTGTGGCCCCTCACCCACTCCTTCACCAGGCTCAGCTGTCAGCCAGGGGGGGCCCTGGCTCCGCAGGAACAGCGACCCCCAGATCTCTGACAGCAGCGAGGACCACTCAGCCCGTACAGAGTTCTCTGTGCCACTGGGGGGTAGTGTGCTCAGCAGTGTTCCCAGCAGGCAGGTCACTGCTCCTCCCACGCCCTCTAACCAGGGGCATCGCTGGGCCGGGGATGGGGGGGTCAGTGTCCCTTCCTCAGTGTCCTGTCCCGTTTCCCTGCGCCCCTCTAGAACCTCCACGGGACATCTCGGGAACGAGGGAGGAGACGACACGAGGCCGTTCCTCACCCCAGACTCTgagacacagagtgggagggcaggcagggaggATGGGAAGAGCTACCTGGAGGTCAGCAGGCAGGATGACTCTGCCAGCATCAGCAGTGAGATTATTAACCTCTGA